The segment AGAAAAGCATATGAGCATAGCGAAGAAATTATTCGATACGATTGGAACAACCATTCAAGTGGAAGAAAAAGAAATGCATCTGGTGACAGGGATTTCTGGAAGTGGACCCGCGTATATTTATTATCTTGTCGAAGCAATGGAGCAAACAGCTATTGAATCCGGCATGAATCCAGAGACAGCTAAACAGTTAATTCATCAGACAGTGCTAGGTGCTGGAAACATGTTGCGTGAAACAAATGAAACGGCAGCAGAATTACGCAAGAAAATAACAAGTCCAGCAGGTACAACAGAAGCAGGGATCCAAACTTTAGCACAACAAGATTTTCAACAAGTAATAAGCAAATGTATTTATGCAGCAAGAGATCGTTCTATTGAATTAGGAGAATGAACAAGAAATATTAGCTTTTAGTTGGGATAGAAAAGTATTTTGTCATATAAGGTGCTGTAAGTACTCCCACTTCAAGAACAAGTCTAAGTGGGAGATAACAGTACCTAAATCTCCAGTTGGTTCACTTAACGATCAGTGAGGGATGAAAAAACCCCCTCTACTGATTGAAAATTCACTTTATAAAAAACGTACCTGTAGACGCTTTACATAGAAGATGGTGGCTCTCGATACAAGCTGTAACGTTTTTTATAGTATTTTCATCAAAATAGTGCAAACAATCCGTGGGGAAACTCCCCCCACGGATAGAAAAATTATTTTATACACGGTCACGAGATTTCCAACGACGAGATTGCTGGATAAAATGGCCGACACGCTCTAGAATAGGTTCAATTGAGTTTTCTTTTTTCATCAAGTCATAATCAGCTATATCGATTCGCAGGATAGGGCAAGCGTTGAAGTTATTAATCCATTCTTGATAACGATAATACAATTCTTTCCAATAGGAAATATCCGTGTTCTTTTCCATTTCCCGTCCACGTTCATGAATTCTTTCAATAATCGCTTCGAATGAACCTTCTAAATAAATAAGTAGGTCAGGATGTGGGAAATACGGGGTCATGACCATTGCTTCAAATAAGTTCGTGTAAGTTTCATAATCAGTTTTGGACATTGTTCCATTATCGTAATGCATTTTTGCAAAAATGCCTGTATCTTCATAGATAGAGCGGTCTTGAATAAAGCCACCCCCATATTCAAAGATTTTTTTCTGTTCTTTAAACCGTTCTGCTAAAAAATAAATTTGTAGATGAAAACTCCATCTTTCAAAATCACCATAAAACTTTTCTAAATATGGATTTGTATCTACTTTTTCGTACGATGTTTTAAAGTTTAATGCTTTTGCTAGAGCGTTTGTCATCGTTGACTTTCCGACCCCGACCGTACCTGCGATCGTAATAATGCTATCATGAGGGATGTGATATTTTTCTCTTGCGTTCATTGGTGTAATTCTCCTTCTATTTCCATTTCTTCTTTATTTGCAGTTCAGTTGCTTCAAATTCATGGACACTTGTTCCATAATCTGATCTAAATGTTGTTGATAACAAATAAAATCTACCTTGTCTCCATCAATACGAATAACTGGAATATTTGGGTGCAGTTTTTCAAATTGATTCATAAAGTCTTCATAATCCGCTGCAAGCTGTTCCAAGTAAGGTGCTTGTATGTTTTGTTCCATTTCCCTGCCACGTTTTCGGATGCGTTCTAAAATGGTATCTAAACTTGCATGCAAATAAATCATCATATTCGGTACAGGCATATCTGCTGTTAAAATATGATAAATTTTCTCGTATTTATCGAATTTATCTTCGGGTAAAGTACGCTTGGCAAAAATCATGTTTTTTGATATATGATAATCAGCAACGACAGATTTTCCGTTGCGTAAGTATTGTTTGTCAATGTCTTCTAGTTGCTTAAATCGATTGCATAAAAAGAACATTTCTGTTTGAAAACTCCACTCCTCAATATTTTCGTAAAATTTTCCTAGAAATGGATTTTCTTCAACGATTTCTTTTAGCAACTGAAATTGAAAATGGGCGGACAATTTTTCAGCAAGGGAGGTTTTCCCTATACCAATTGGTCCTTCAATAGCGATAAATGGTACGTGTGCCATTGTTTTATCCTCCAATCTAGTAAGAAAACAGATGTACACTATTTTATCATACTCATTATGTAGAAACCATGTACACTCTGTGAAGGGACGTAGTACTTTTCAAGTGTGGAGGAATTTTGTATAATAGATAGTGCTGGATCAAAAAATGAGATTTGGCACTATGAAGTTTAATTGTTTTTATTTTTTACTTGCCCCCGTAGCTCAGGGGATAGAGCATCGGTTTCCTAAACCGTGTGTCGCAGGTTCGAATCCTGCCGGGGGCGTAGGTTTTAGCATTCTTAATTGCAAAAACGATCAAGGCTTTGTTCACATCAGTAAACCCATTAAAAGATCCTTCTTTTGCCTTCCACATTTATTCTATAGATATTCAACAGTTCCTTTATACTTTGTAGTAAGAGAATAGCTTTATCCTATTAAAAGCTTAAAAATATATTTATATCTTGTGTAAAGTGTTGTATATGATGTTTTAAGGTTATCATATACAAAAAAGGTTACTTGGTCATTTTTGATGCTAAATAAAATATGTGAAATTCAATGAAACTCATCACATTACTGTTTTTGGAAAGTTGTTATAAAAACACCCTTTTTGGTTAGTGCTATTAATATTATTACTATTAGGTAAGGTTAATTAGTAGTTAACTATTTGTTTACTAATTAAAGTATGATTTGAAAGGATTTAATACAATGAAAAAAATTACGAAGACCCAAGTAGTTACCATTCTTTTGATTATCGGTTGGATGATATGGGAATATTATGTATGGCAGTGGTCGAAAACAGAAGTTGGAGCTGTTATTAGAGTGGATTTAATCTATATCGTTCCAATTATATTGATTATGGTAATTATATCCATTCTTCAATTGTTAAAAGCAAGAAAGTAGGTTGATTTTTTTGGAAACAATACAGGGAGACCACTCGAGATAGTAGAAGGGTTCTTCTCTAAAGTGTAACTTACAAAGTTGATTGTCCAAGAAATAAGTAAAGTAAAAGATATCGCATCTAAATCCCCGTCTTGTACTATAAAAAAATATCCTCGAGTTAATTATTGAATATATAAAAAAGCCAAATCCAAAGGTGAAAAACCTTTAGATGGGCTATATATCGTTTATTTCTTCTTGTTTTCCCTTGTACTCGATATATTTACGGTACATCGTTTCAATAGCAATATAGAACGGGACAAATGAAGTGATTTCTGTTCCCTCCTTGGTTGCTCCAGGTGTTGTTGTGGCATATATGTTGTTAGGGGACATTTGTGCGAGTTTATTATTTTTTAAATTAGTGATTGTAATGACATCAATCCCTTTGGCATTTAGCTGTTTAATATTTGGAATTAGCGTTGGTGTATCACCAGATAAAGAAATAATTAGGACCACATCCGTATCTTGCATCCCCCTATACATCGCTTCGAATTCCACTTGGTCGTGAATAAGGATAATAAATGTCTCAATAATAGAAAACATACGTTGACAGTCTTTGGCACACATTAATTGAGCGGTTCCTGTACCATGTATATAGATTCTCCCTGCTTGGTATAATAACTTGCTAATAGAATCAAAATCAACGGATTCCAAGTTCTTTAGCGTGTGCGCTACATCTGAATGGAATGACTCCATAAGGTCATCTGTGGGATGTTTTGTTTCTCCTTCCCACTTTAAAAAAACTCTAAATTCGCTATAGCCACTAAAGCCAAGTTTCTTCGTTAGTCGATGAATGGAAGAACGAGAGGCAAAACAAGCATTTGCTAATTCGACAATACTTAAATCATAGCACGACTCCCGATGGCTCAGTATGTATTGGAGAACCTGCAGATCATTTCTGTTTAATTTTTCGTAATTTTTATTAATTAATGTTTCTAGTTTCATCGTACACTCCTACCTAAGCTTTGATTATATCCAGTATAACATTCTTTTGCTAAGAGGATAATTCCTTGTTCGTTTTAACGGATTTGTAAACTTGTATAGTTTAGGATCAAGGCTATGTGCAACGATAAACGAACGTAAAGTGGAATAGCATGTGAAACTTCAAACTCCCATTCTCAAAATGTTAGTGACATAGAACTCCTGTTTACTATTTTTGCTCACTTACTCTTGCGAACAAACAAATTCGTGTTGGGACCCGCTTCCCCCTATTCTTTTACTTTTAAACCTAACATTGCGGCAAATGCTACTGCCTGTTCTGAAGAAATAATACAACCTTCCAGTTCGTCTAAAGAGACAATTAGTCTTTCAAAAGTAGAATTACTCAGGTCTACATTCTTTAGTGGTGTTTGCGAAAAATTGACTTCGTTTATATCACAGTGCTGGAATTGAACTTTATTAAATTTACATGCATAAAAGTCCGCACCTTTTAAAGAGCAATGATCAAAAATGATCTGTTTCGGACTACTATAATTAAAAGAGCTTAAATGGATGATACTATTTTCAAAACGCACATTTCTTAACGTGGCGTCGGCTAAGTTCACCCCGACCATCTTTGTGTCTTTGAATTCTACACGATGAATAATCGCCCCTAAAAAATCTACGTTGGACAGATCACAGTTATCAAAAATAACGTCTGTTAATTCTACGTTTTTGAATGAGGATCCATTTAATTTGACCTGTTTAAAAACGACTTGCGAAAAATCTGTACGATCATAGTTTTTCATTTCAGCAGAGCAAGTAGAAACTGTGCAATGACGTAGAGAAGGGTCCCCGTTTTCAAATATATCTTGAAGAGAGGTGGTAGGTAAATCGAAATAAATATTTGGTTTTTCAATCTTTACTTTTGACATCATAGTAGCTCCTTAAAATAATTTTACGTTATAAGTAAGGCTTTATAGTATAAACCAAGTTATACTATTCCGTTAAACCCGAAACGTTTGTTCTTATTATAGGATAAGAATCACTTGATTGGCAACCAAGAACATGACTTCTTTCATATATCTTGCTATTAATCGATTTGTAGAGTCCATTTACTTAAAAAACTGTCAATGTATTTCGGCAATTTCTCCTTCTAAGCGAATAAACTGTTCCTCTGAAGAAGATACTCAGTCACGCACATACTCCAGTTATAATTCATCCAGCTTAGCTTGTAATTGATTTTCATTAATTACAATATATGTAAAATAGTTGAAGTTCACAATTATACAGTAGTTGCTACACCTTATATCAATAAACAAACTTTGGCGATAGCCAAGTTTTTCTAAGATAATCACGGCTAAAGGAAAAAACATTTTCTATGTTATTTAGTTGGGAAAATTCCCAACTTATGAAAACGCGTTCATAAATGGTAACGCTTTCCCTAAACCCTCTAAACCTATTGAATGAATGCGTGCGCCCTTCTATACTTAAATTAACAAATGAAAGCGACATCAACAAAATGGAAAATTCATTTGTTAGCTTTTTCATCGTCTAGGAAATTATAAAATTTAGCAGCTGTGGATAAACTTACTAAGTTATTTAGCCACGTCCGGCTCCAGCGCCCAGCAACTAGGCGACTTCACGAAATCGCCCTACGATAAGTCATCATCGGTTCGTTCCTCACCGTGATTCCTTTATCTCAGTTGATTCGTTCCAGTCGCTACGTTGCTGAACGGACGCTTGCGCCTTTGTTCCTTATTATTTCATTTTTCGTATGATGTAAGATTAACTATTGAAGTATTCCTTGAAAAGGTATAAAAGTGTCGAGGAGGTATTCAAGTATAAAAGGTTAATGAAGGAGTTTTTTACTTTATAGGAAAATATCGAGTTTTTAAAGTTTATCGTACAAAAAAATCGACAGCGTTTTACTCTTAAACTCGGCGATAAGCTACGTTTTAAAAAGAATAGGTTATCATTCGTTATTTTACTAAAAAATAGGTGGTGTATATGTATGAACGCAATCCGTAGATTTGGAAGTGCCATGATTGTACCAGTGCTATTATTTCCATTTTTTGGTATAGTGGTAGGCTTGGCAACATTGTTCAAGAATGAGGCTGTCATGGGAGAGTTGGCTAACCCAGATGGACTATGGTACCAAATTTGGACATTAATCGAAAATGGTGGTTGGACCGTATTTAATCAAATGGAGCTTGTA is part of the Virgibacillus dokdonensis genome and harbors:
- a CDS encoding pentapeptide repeat-containing protein, whose protein sequence is MSKVKIEKPNIYFDLPTTSLQDIFENGDPSLRHCTVSTCSAEMKNYDRTDFSQVVFKQVKLNGSSFKNVELTDVIFDNCDLSNVDFLGAIIHRVEFKDTKMVGVNLADATLRNVRFENSIIHLSSFNYSSPKQIIFDHCSLKGADFYACKFNKVQFQHCDINEVNFSQTPLKNVDLSNSTFERLIVSLDELEGCIISSEQAVAFAAMLGLKVKE
- a CDS encoding deoxynucleoside kinase, translating into MAHVPFIAIEGPIGIGKTSLAEKLSAHFQFQLLKEIVEENPFLGKFYENIEEWSFQTEMFFLCNRFKQLEDIDKQYLRNGKSVVADYHISKNMIFAKRTLPEDKFDKYEKIYHILTADMPVPNMMIYLHASLDTILERIRKRGREMEQNIQAPYLEQLAADYEDFMNQFEKLHPNIPVIRIDGDKVDFICYQQHLDQIMEQVSMNLKQLNCK
- a CDS encoding MurR/RpiR family transcriptional regulator, translated to MKLETLINKNYEKLNRNDLQVLQYILSHRESCYDLSIVELANACFASRSSIHRLTKKLGFSGYSEFRVFLKWEGETKHPTDDLMESFHSDVAHTLKNLESVDFDSISKLLYQAGRIYIHGTGTAQLMCAKDCQRMFSIIETFIILIHDQVEFEAMYRGMQDTDVVLIISLSGDTPTLIPNIKQLNAKGIDVITITNLKNNKLAQMSPNNIYATTTPGATKEGTEITSFVPFYIAIETMYRKYIEYKGKQEEINDI
- a CDS encoding deoxynucleoside kinase, with product MNAREKYHIPHDSIITIAGTVGVGKSTMTNALAKALNFKTSYEKVDTNPYLEKFYGDFERWSFHLQIYFLAERFKEQKKIFEYGGGFIQDRSIYEDTGIFAKMHYDNGTMSKTDYETYTNLFEAMVMTPYFPHPDLLIYLEGSFEAIIERIHERGREMEKNTDISYWKELYYRYQEWINNFNACPILRIDIADYDLMKKENSIEPILERVGHFIQQSRRWKSRDRV